The following proteins are encoded in a genomic region of Desulfuromonas acetoxidans DSM 684:
- the rsgA gene encoding ribosome small subunit-dependent GTPase A, translating into MAQKKPTMRRQQKPQHNNGKPGLIISHYGVAVLVRFDNGEEHPVKVKRNSDHVVGDRVMVVDERVTSLERRNALRRRDPFGKVRTLAANLDLLGIVVAVRPQTPSGFIERVVVAARAADIAPLLIVNKQDLPGTTAFEDQLQRDFPAMPRLAVSAKQGDGLELLRHELAEAGRSALVGVSGSGKSSLLNALCPGIDLETGDLNEEDHGCHTTSVSTLLALPNGGELVDTPGFRDFSPVDVSSEALAHWFPGVMSILEEQPCRFRNCRHRQEPGCRIKQAVTQGTFSEQRYQLYLNTLEELEQLETARNEGRKNPFCR; encoded by the coding sequence ATGGCACAGAAAAAACCAACAATGCGACGGCAACAAAAGCCCCAACACAACAATGGAAAACCGGGACTGATCATCAGTCATTACGGCGTGGCGGTTTTGGTCCGCTTTGATAATGGTGAGGAGCATCCGGTCAAAGTAAAACGCAACTCCGACCATGTGGTCGGCGACCGAGTGATGGTGGTCGATGAACGGGTCACCTCGCTGGAACGTCGGAATGCCCTGCGCCGCCGCGACCCGTTCGGCAAGGTGCGCACTTTGGCCGCTAACCTTGACCTGCTCGGCATTGTCGTTGCTGTTCGCCCACAAACACCTTCCGGCTTTATCGAACGTGTCGTGGTCGCTGCCCGCGCCGCCGACATTGCGCCGCTGCTCATCGTCAACAAACAGGACCTGCCCGGCACTACCGCGTTTGAAGACCAACTGCAGCGCGACTTTCCGGCCATGCCGCGCCTCGCAGTCAGCGCTAAACAGGGCGACGGGCTGGAACTACTCCGCCATGAACTCGCCGAAGCTGGTCGCAGTGCCCTGGTCGGCGTCTCCGGCAGCGGAAAAAGCTCGCTGCTCAATGCCTTGTGCCCCGGCATTGACCTGGAAACCGGCGATCTCAACGAAGAGGATCACGGCTGCCATACCACCAGCGTCTCCACGCTGCTGGCACTCCCTAACGGCGGCGAGCTGGTTGATACCCCCGGATTTCGCGATTTTTCTCCCGTGGATGTCAGCAGTGAAGCCCTTGCCCACTGGTTTCCCGGCGTAATGAGCATTCTTGAAGAGCAACCGTGCCGATTCCGTAACTGCCGCCATCGCCAGGAACCCGGCTGCCGCATCAAGCAGGCCGTTACTCAGGGAACGTTCAGTGAACAACGCTACCAGCTCTATCTGAACACTCTGGAAGAGCTGGAACAGCTCGAAACAGCCCGCAACGAGGGGCGCAAAAACCCTTTCTGTCGTTAA
- a CDS encoding ABC transporter ATP-binding protein — MRPIVGDEIKGRHLDSRILKRFLPFVRPYRRLAVTSLVLLPFISLVRIVPPLLIKKAIDENILPGDLTGLLPIAGLLIAILCVEGLLVFGQSWCVQVVGQYIMADLRRISFAKLMRLPRSWYDWQPSGRILTRLTSDIEHVGDLFGSGIVSAIGDVATLVMIFIIMLTINVPLSLVAFAVVPLMIAVIVSLRRPMRRVMRQLRARQATLNAFISERTSGIAEVQIFSQQQRCDDEFDTLQDSYRHSALNWVTLEALFYASVHIFGSLAVAAILWKGGGEVIQGAATFGTLVAFIEYSRKFFMPLTDLASKFSILQTSNASLERIFDLLDQKDEPQGAINEAPGNGRVEFDRVSFAYQTDEPVLQQVSFTLDAGQRVALVGETGSGKSTLTQLLLGFYAADQGQVRLNGHDVTTMDKAVLRRMVGWVSQEPFLFSGNVRDNLDPQNELDDSALLDAIEATGAGQVVERLGGLGGTLVEHGKNLSSGERQLLCLARAQILNPPVIILDEATSHLDGDSEELVYAGMRTVAGGRTTLMIVHHLRLAAEADHIVVLHQGQVCEQGTHKQLLAADGRYAHLWRIQQLEARSEYQQEQG; from the coding sequence ATGAGACCGATTGTCGGTGATGAAATTAAAGGCCGTCATCTTGACAGCCGCATTCTCAAGCGCTTTCTGCCGTTTGTTCGACCCTATCGCCGTCTGGCAGTGACCAGTCTGGTGCTGTTGCCGTTCATCTCACTGGTGCGTATCGTGCCACCCTTGCTGATCAAAAAGGCGATTGACGAAAATATCCTGCCCGGCGACCTGACCGGTCTGCTGCCCATTGCCGGTCTACTGATCGCCATCCTGTGTGTTGAAGGCCTGCTGGTGTTTGGCCAATCGTGGTGTGTGCAGGTGGTGGGACAATACATCATGGCCGATCTGCGCCGCATCAGCTTTGCCAAGCTGATGCGCCTGCCGCGCTCCTGGTACGACTGGCAACCATCGGGCCGGATTCTCACCCGTTTGACCAGCGACATTGAACACGTCGGAGACCTGTTCGGCTCCGGCATTGTCTCAGCCATCGGCGATGTGGCGACCCTGGTGATGATCTTCATCATTATGCTAACCATCAACGTGCCGCTGTCGTTAGTGGCGTTTGCTGTGGTGCCACTGATGATCGCGGTGATCGTGAGCCTGCGCCGGCCCATGCGCCGGGTGATGCGCCAATTACGCGCCCGCCAGGCCACCCTCAATGCCTTCATCTCCGAACGCACCAGCGGCATTGCCGAAGTGCAGATCTTCAGCCAGCAACAACGCTGTGATGACGAATTCGACACCCTGCAGGACAGTTACCGCCACAGCGCCCTCAACTGGGTGACTCTGGAAGCGCTGTTTTATGCCAGCGTCCATATCTTCGGCAGTCTGGCTGTCGCCGCTATCCTGTGGAAAGGAGGCGGCGAAGTCATTCAAGGGGCGGCCACCTTCGGCACCTTGGTGGCGTTTATCGAATATTCACGTAAATTTTTTATGCCACTGACCGATCTTGCCTCCAAATTTTCCATTCTCCAAACCAGCAATGCCTCGCTGGAGCGGATTTTCGACCTGCTCGATCAGAAGGATGAACCTCAAGGCGCAATCAACGAGGCTCCCGGCAACGGCCGGGTGGAATTTGACAGGGTCAGCTTTGCCTACCAGACCGACGAACCGGTCCTGCAACAGGTCAGCTTCACGCTGGACGCAGGACAACGCGTAGCTCTAGTCGGCGAGACCGGCAGTGGAAAAAGTACGCTGACCCAGCTTTTGCTGGGATTTTATGCGGCCGATCAGGGCCAGGTCCGTCTCAACGGACACGATGTCACCACCATGGACAAAGCCGTGTTGCGGCGCATGGTCGGCTGGGTGTCTCAGGAACCGTTCCTGTTTTCCGGCAACGTGCGTGATAACCTCGACCCACAAAATGAACTGGACGACAGCGCCCTGCTTGATGCGATTGAAGCGACCGGCGCCGGACAGGTGGTCGAACGCCTCGGTGGACTGGGGGGAACTCTGGTTGAGCACGGTAAAAATTTGTCCAGCGGCGAGCGGCAACTGTTGTGTCTGGCACGGGCCCAGATCCTTAACCCACCGGTGATCATTCTTGACGAAGCCACCAGCCACCTTGACGGCGACAGCGAAGAACTGGTTTATGCCGGAATGCGCACCGTGGCCGGAGGCCGAACTACGCTAATGATCGTCCATCATCTGCGCCTGGCCGCCGAGGCTGACCACATTGTCGTCCTGCATCAGGGGCAGGTCTGCGAACAGGGCACTCACAAACAATTATTGGCTGCTGACGGTCGCTACGCGCACCTGTGGCGCATTCAACAGCTCGAAGCACGCAGCGAATATCAACAAGAACAGGGATAA
- a CDS encoding DEAD/DEAH box helicase, protein MTASDFSALGIASPLLQALTDLGYQQPSPIQEQSIPILNEGHNLLGTAQTGTGKTAAFGLPLLGKIDPSKKYPQMLVLAPTRELAIQVSEALQSFAKYLPKVKVLAVYGGQPMYQQLKALHDGVQVVVGTPGRIMDHMERKSLRLEQISAVVLDEADEMLRMGFIEDVETILGATPPRCQCALFSATMPPAIRRVAERYLGDAQEVQIASRTSTVDQIEQRYLMLRANQKFDVLTRLIEAQEIDGTIVFVRTKTATTELAERLEARGYNAAPLNGDLSQQVRERTIGRLKNGSLDIVIATDVAARGLDVERISHVFNYDIPFDTEAYIHRIGRTGRAGRTGTAILFVTPQERRLLKSIERATKRDIKPIDVPTSDQIGARRIATFKKQIHDTLDQYSLADLRELLTTMVEEDGLELLDVAAALAYRQQMQKTLFPKLSNIQLPSLDDRKSRSASERKSRDRGNAPPMYRYRISVGRRHNITPRDIVGAFSNEGRVQIGFIGRISLYNEHSTVELAQSLPAKVIEKLNKIQLRHHEIKLHKLDDHTASDERKPAKKKGPARPERGRAAKTVPHKPKKSAKKFVPKKKK, encoded by the coding sequence ATGACTGCATCTGACTTTTCCGCCCTAGGTATTGCCTCCCCCTTGCTCCAGGCTCTGACTGATCTCGGCTATCAACAGCCGTCACCCATTCAGGAGCAAAGTATTCCAATTCTCAATGAGGGGCATAATCTCCTCGGTACAGCGCAAACCGGTACCGGGAAAACCGCCGCCTTTGGTCTGCCGCTGCTGGGAAAAATTGATCCCAGTAAAAAGTATCCTCAAATGCTGGTGCTTGCCCCGACCCGTGAGTTGGCCATTCAGGTTTCTGAGGCGTTGCAAAGTTTTGCCAAATATCTGCCCAAAGTAAAAGTGTTGGCCGTCTATGGCGGACAACCCATGTATCAGCAACTTAAAGCTCTGCACGATGGGGTTCAGGTGGTGGTCGGCACACCGGGCCGGATCATGGACCACATGGAGCGCAAGAGCCTGCGTCTTGAACAGATCAGTGCTGTGGTGCTTGACGAGGCCGATGAGATGTTGCGGATGGGCTTTATTGAGGATGTTGAAACCATTCTCGGGGCCACGCCGCCACGTTGCCAGTGTGCGCTGTTTTCAGCGACCATGCCGCCGGCCATACGCCGTGTTGCCGAACGCTATCTCGGTGATGCCCAGGAAGTGCAGATCGCCTCACGGACGTCCACTGTTGATCAGATTGAGCAACGCTATCTGATGTTGCGCGCCAATCAGAAGTTTGATGTGTTGACGCGTCTGATTGAGGCTCAGGAGATTGACGGCACCATCGTGTTTGTCCGTACCAAAACCGCGACCACCGAGCTGGCCGAACGGCTTGAAGCGCGCGGTTACAATGCTGCGCCCCTCAACGGCGACCTCAGTCAGCAGGTGCGTGAGCGCACGATTGGTCGGTTGAAAAACGGCAGTTTGGATATTGTCATTGCCACTGATGTGGCTGCCCGCGGTCTTGATGTTGAGCGGATCAGCCACGTGTTTAACTACGATATCCCCTTTGATACCGAAGCGTATATCCACCGCATTGGCCGCACCGGACGCGCGGGACGTACCGGCACGGCGATTCTGTTTGTTACACCACAGGAACGCCGTCTGCTTAAGAGTATTGAGCGCGCCACCAAACGTGATATTAAGCCGATTGACGTGCCTACCAGTGATCAGATCGGTGCACGGCGGATTGCCACCTTCAAGAAGCAGATTCATGACACCCTCGACCAGTACAGTCTGGCCGATTTGCGTGAGTTGTTGACAACCATGGTGGAAGAGGACGGGCTGGAGTTGCTTGATGTGGCAGCGGCCCTGGCCTATCGTCAGCAGATGCAGAAGACGCTGTTCCCCAAACTGTCAAACATTCAACTGCCGTCATTGGATGATCGCAAGTCACGCTCGGCCAGCGAACGCAAATCCCGTGATCGTGGCAATGCTCCGCCGATGTACCGTTACCGGATCAGCGTTGGGCGACGCCACAACATAACGCCGCGCGATATTGTCGGAGCGTTCAGCAACGAGGGTCGGGTGCAGATTGGTTTTATCGGTCGCATCAGTCTCTACAACGAGCACAGCACCGTCGAGTTGGCGCAAAGCCTGCCGGCAAAAGTGATTGAAAAACTCAACAAGATTCAACTGCGTCATCATGAGATCAAATTGCACAAGCTTGATGACCATACCGCAAGTGATGAGAGGAAACCGGCCAAGAAGAAAGGTCCAGCCCGGCCGGAGCGGGGACGAGCTGCCAAAACTGTACCGCACAAACCGAAAAAAAGTGCTAAAAAATTTGTGCCGAAGAAGAAAAAATAA
- a CDS encoding DUF3124 domain-containing protein produces the protein MLRKQIKKFSLVLVIVLLTVSSSLAEHPAKLSSGQTLYVPVYSHVYSGPNGQPFQLAVMLSIRNTDPRQSLTVTTLDFYNNDGHLVHHYMSVPITLGPLASHHVFIEENNQQGGFGANFIVRWQAKKAINAPLVESVMIGARSGQGISFVCPAQPLVN, from the coding sequence ATGTTGCGAAAACAGATTAAAAAATTCAGTCTCGTTCTGGTCATTGTATTGTTGACGGTGTCATCGTCTCTTGCTGAGCATCCAGCAAAGCTGTCGAGCGGACAGACCCTCTATGTTCCGGTTTACTCCCACGTTTACAGCGGACCGAATGGACAACCCTTTCAATTGGCGGTGATGCTCAGCATTCGCAATACCGATCCTCGCCAGTCACTCACAGTGACCACTCTGGATTTTTACAACAATGACGGCCACCTTGTTCACCATTACATGAGCGTCCCCATCACTCTGGGCCCACTTGCCTCCCACCATGTATTCATTGAGGAGAACAACCAGCAAGGCGGTTTCGGTGCCAATTTCATTGTTCGCTGGCAAGCGAAAAAAGCCATCAACGCCCCTCTGGTGGAAAGTGTCATGATCGGCGCCCGCTCCGGCCAGGGGATCTCCTTTGTCTGTCCGGCCCAGCCCTTGGTCAATTAA
- a CDS encoding autotransporter outer membrane beta-barrel domain-containing protein, translating into MRSLKMACPTLCVMLLTLCWSGLAAAYDPIIHSEFYYGPDSEVHVVGDMLSVPEFSLTGEGIDVVFSGLEEGGGVEKYAVLLEYDSGSADLRDATVSLTDATFFFDTSGGNEDFNFAVGMKGFDESLISLAEGSSLSVDIASYIGYGIEVLRSSATINLDGGSTIDVSGSVEDPVTFPDSAPSRFGYGINAGTPGGYVNLSLDHGSAINVETSAYAAGDTGTSSASSAGARLEGDVVTVALDNESTIRTVATRNIASDGVTVANARNLRLGSISNSTIAVAGNSLISAQAFAEEGAAYAYVLQTYGSGASEFLLSDSTFSATATADGYADALGAYFSQPEVRATLTRSTIDVDAISSSYGARASGFVGQSNSDVRLEMEGATIDVLAQTQGDFANATGVMIIGATNLDIDIADSTVDTFAQAAGGEAEAVGFSLVGSTTISSLVLNRSYILSSAVATDSDASVGEAYAAGLIIGVDTVAENISLVGSHLMSSAHAQTGEAVSYGVFVEDYYGGTPEVTLNLDAHSGILADWAVYTADGVVHLNNSGTLAGRLLVSDLTNNVGGRFMLLLDSDDLLIGEDGVGYFEDEDFYFSVADRAELADGTTFLVYPSDNLGIVSEGDSTSIALLSAGEGDWTLENLSLETPFDTPMIGLELTENAAGNQLIATATFLTPEQAGLSANATAAYEAAVDGGLFTPTSSPEEWSPNVSGAFVVGMAHTLMVSNMNIGNRLGMLSGMNSGDEIAASNGMWFSARFTDAEQDRRDGIEGFDADTDALSFGFDREFGNVVLGVAYTRGNSDAKANDASADFEMSDNLFSLYGSYDGGTWYSEAVVSVGFGSVDSLRSVGSDDYAGDYDSTSYSTLVESGCKISAAGWEIYPYLTLEYSSKDYDSYTETGGSLALHVRSKDYEVFTAGVGARLQKDFQRSWGIVTPEVSGQLAYDVENDRIVSTANFVGGTTSFVAKGIEPSETSWDLGAALTVASLGEQNVSLRLGYDYAGRQDFAAHSFTGKVRFEF; encoded by the coding sequence ATGAGATCTTTAAAAATGGCCTGTCCGACACTGTGCGTCATGTTGCTCACGCTGTGTTGGTCGGGACTAGCCGCAGCGTATGATCCGATTATCCATAGCGAGTTTTATTATGGTCCGGACAGTGAGGTTCATGTCGTGGGCGATATGCTCAGCGTACCTGAGTTCAGTTTGACGGGGGAGGGCATTGATGTTGTTTTCTCCGGTCTTGAAGAGGGTGGGGGCGTGGAGAAATACGCAGTGTTGCTGGAGTATGATTCGGGTAGCGCTGATCTTCGCGATGCCACCGTCTCTTTGACTGACGCGACATTCTTTTTTGATACAAGCGGTGGGAATGAAGATTTCAATTTTGCTGTTGGTATGAAGGGCTTTGACGAATCCCTCATCTCCCTGGCGGAAGGTTCTTCGCTCTCTGTTGATATCGCCTCTTACATCGGTTACGGGATTGAGGTGCTGAGGTCCTCCGCGACGATCAACCTGGACGGTGGCAGCACGATTGATGTTTCAGGGAGCGTTGAGGATCCTGTGACCTTTCCCGATTCTGCGCCATCGAGATTTGGCTATGGCATCAATGCCGGGACCCCGGGTGGGTATGTCAATCTGAGCCTCGATCATGGCTCCGCCATTAACGTGGAGACGAGTGCTTATGCCGCTGGAGATACGGGTACTTCCTCTGCCAGTAGCGCTGGCGCAAGGTTGGAGGGGGATGTTGTCACTGTTGCATTGGATAATGAATCCACTATCCGCACGGTGGCGACACGAAATATTGCCAGCGACGGCGTTACCGTTGCGAACGCACGTAATTTGCGGCTTGGCTCGATAAGCAACAGCACGATTGCGGTTGCGGGAAATTCGCTGATCAGTGCGCAAGCTTTCGCCGAGGAGGGTGCTGCCTATGCGTATGTTTTACAGACCTATGGAAGCGGTGCTTCAGAGTTCCTGCTGAGTGATTCGACCTTTTCCGCCACTGCAACGGCCGACGGTTATGCTGATGCATTGGGAGCATATTTTTCTCAGCCTGAGGTTCGCGCAACGTTAACCCGCAGTACGATTGATGTTGATGCCATCAGCTCCAGCTACGGAGCCCGTGCTTCGGGCTTTGTCGGCCAGTCCAATTCGGATGTTCGTCTGGAGATGGAGGGGGCGACCATTGATGTTTTGGCGCAGACGCAAGGTGATTTTGCCAATGCCACTGGTGTCATGATCATCGGTGCCACAAACCTGGATATCGATATTGCGGATTCTACTGTGGATACTTTTGCTCAAGCAGCCGGGGGAGAAGCCGAGGCCGTCGGTTTTAGTTTGGTTGGCTCAACCACGATCAGCAGTTTGGTATTGAATCGTTCATATATTTTGAGCTCCGCAGTCGCCACCGATAGCGATGCGTCAGTTGGCGAGGCCTATGCTGCCGGTTTGATTATTGGTGTGGATACGGTCGCGGAGAATATTTCGTTGGTTGGTTCGCATCTCATGTCGAGTGCTCATGCTCAAACGGGCGAGGCGGTTTCTTATGGTGTCTTTGTCGAAGATTATTATGGCGGGACGCCGGAAGTGACCCTGAACCTTGATGCCCACTCCGGTATCCTTGCCGATTGGGCGGTGTACACCGCTGATGGTGTGGTTCACCTGAACAACAGCGGAACCCTTGCTGGCCGTTTGCTGGTCAGTGACCTGACCAACAATGTCGGGGGCCGTTTTATGCTTTTACTGGATAGTGATGACCTGCTGATCGGTGAGGACGGCGTCGGCTACTTTGAAGACGAGGATTTCTATTTCAGCGTAGCAGACCGTGCCGAGCTTGCTGACGGGACGACCTTTCTGGTTTATCCCTCTGATAATCTCGGTATTGTCTCTGAAGGAGATTCGACCTCCATCGCGTTGCTGTCTGCCGGTGAAGGAGACTGGACGTTGGAGAACCTGTCTCTGGAAACTCCCTTTGATACGCCGATGATCGGACTGGAATTAACTGAAAACGCCGCAGGAAATCAGCTGATAGCCACGGCAACCTTTTTGACCCCGGAGCAGGCCGGGCTTAGCGCCAACGCGACTGCGGCCTATGAAGCCGCTGTTGATGGCGGACTGTTTACCCCCACCAGTAGTCCGGAAGAATGGAGCCCGAACGTCAGCGGTGCCTTTGTTGTCGGCATGGCCCATACCCTGATGGTGTCCAACATGAACATTGGCAACCGTCTTGGCATGCTCAGCGGTATGAACAGCGGTGATGAAATCGCCGCTAGTAACGGCATGTGGTTCAGCGCACGCTTTACCGATGCCGAGCAGGATCGCCGTGACGGTATTGAAGGCTTTGATGCCGACACCGACGCCTTGAGCTTCGGTTTTGACCGTGAGTTCGGCAATGTGGTTCTCGGTGTTGCCTATACCCGCGGCAATAGCGATGCCAAAGCCAATGACGCCAGTGCCGACTTTGAGATGAGCGACAACCTGTTCAGCCTCTACGGCAGTTACGACGGCGGTACATGGTACAGCGAAGCCGTTGTCAGTGTTGGTTTCGGCAGCGTCGACAGTTTGCGTAGCGTTGGTTCTGACGACTACGCGGGAGATTACGACAGCACGAGTTACAGTACTCTGGTTGAATCCGGCTGCAAAATCAGTGCGGCCGGTTGGGAGATTTATCCCTATCTGACCCTGGAATACTCCAGCAAAGACTACGACAGTTACACTGAAACCGGAGGGAGCCTGGCATTACATGTCCGCTCGAAAGACTATGAGGTGTTCACAGCTGGAGTCGGAGCCCGACTGCAGAAAGATTTCCAGCGCAGTTGGGGCATTGTCACTCCCGAAGTCTCCGGCCAACTTGCCTACGATGTGGAAAACGATCGCATCGTCAGTACGGCCAACTTTGTTGGCGGAACAACCTCCTTTGTTGCCAAGGGGATCGAACCCTCAGAGACAAGCTGGGATCTTGGTGCGGCGCTGACCGTTGCCAGCCTCGGAGAGCAAAACGTGAGCCTGCGTCTTGGTTACGACTATGCCGGACGCCAGGATTTCGCTGCCCACAGCTTTACCGGTAAGGTTCGTTTCGAATTCTAG
- a CDS encoding ABC transporter ATP-binding protein, whose product MKSLQRLWPWLRPYRTTLLIGLFWVIITNGLILMTPQLLRWGIAAIEQGNWADVQFYAATMIVATLLGGGIRVISRLHFLHTGRKVEVDLRQAMFHRLLYQPGPFFNDHRIGDLISRFTNDLTNVRMVAGFGLVSLINAIVIYTIAISLMVWMSPSLTIAALAPFPLMLLAVKKISRRLLLYSGQVQERLGDISDMVEESVRGQLSLRSSGFQQVRCRQFDDLNDHYLEAAVGMARMRSLMGPVMSVVTPLGILMVLYFGGRQVIAGTLQLGDMVAFNAYLVQLTMPTMLLGWILTLIQRAAVGMERISLLLDLTAPPLGLPEPQEIPVEANQPPQVYLNNLTFGYHADKPVLHDVTLEIPAGATIGITGSVASGKSTLLHVLTGRYPVKQSQVWMDGQDLSDMDMQRHSQRLCAVLQEGKLFSGTLADNFRFAAPDLDDETLHKVARQVSLEKEINQFTNGFDTLIGEGGLTLSGGQRQRVGVARALARNRGLWLLDDPFSHLDTVTARKVWEEVRDALKGRTVLFASSRVSILQNADHIIVLDQGRIREQGDHAALMAQRGEYARLVEREQLHREMEGL is encoded by the coding sequence ATGAAATCCCTGCAGCGCCTGTGGCCCTGGTTGCGCCCATATCGCACCACCCTGCTGATCGGTCTGTTCTGGGTTATCATCACCAATGGGCTGATTCTGATGACTCCGCAACTGCTGCGTTGGGGTATTGCCGCCATTGAACAGGGCAATTGGGCCGATGTGCAGTTTTACGCGGCCACCATGATCGTCGCCACCCTGCTCGGCGGTGGCATCCGGGTGATCTCGCGACTCCATTTTCTCCATACCGGACGCAAGGTCGAGGTTGACCTGCGCCAAGCTATGTTCCACCGTCTGCTCTATCAGCCGGGACCGTTTTTCAACGACCACCGCATCGGCGATCTGATCTCCCGTTTTACCAACGACTTAACCAATGTGCGCATGGTCGCCGGTTTCGGCCTGGTCTCCCTGATCAACGCCATTGTCATCTATACCATTGCCATCAGTCTGATGGTGTGGATGTCGCCCAGCCTGACCATTGCTGCGCTGGCCCCGTTTCCTCTGATGTTGCTGGCAGTAAAAAAGATCAGCCGCCGGTTACTGCTTTATTCCGGCCAAGTCCAGGAACGCCTTGGTGACATCAGCGACATGGTGGAAGAATCGGTGCGCGGTCAACTCAGTTTGCGCAGCAGCGGCTTCCAGCAGGTCCGTTGCCGTCAATTTGACGATCTCAACGATCATTATCTTGAAGCCGCCGTTGGCATGGCGCGCATGCGTTCACTGATGGGACCAGTGATGAGTGTGGTCACGCCGCTGGGCATTCTTATGGTGCTCTACTTCGGCGGTCGCCAGGTGATCGCCGGCACGCTACAGTTGGGGGACATGGTGGCGTTCAATGCCTACCTGGTTCAGCTCACGATGCCGACCATGCTGCTCGGTTGGATTCTCACCCTGATTCAACGCGCCGCCGTCGGCATGGAGCGCATCAGCCTGCTGCTCGATCTAACCGCACCGCCGCTCGGTCTGCCGGAACCGCAAGAGATTCCCGTCGAAGCAAATCAGCCCCCGCAGGTTTACCTGAACAATCTGACTTTCGGTTACCATGCGGACAAACCTGTGTTGCACGATGTGACCCTGGAGATCCCGGCCGGCGCAACCATTGGTATTACCGGAAGCGTGGCCAGCGGCAAAAGCACGCTGTTGCATGTACTGACCGGCCGCTACCCGGTAAAACAGAGCCAGGTGTGGATGGATGGCCAGGACTTAAGCGATATGGACATGCAACGCCACAGTCAACGGCTGTGCGCCGTGCTTCAAGAGGGCAAGCTGTTCAGCGGCACCCTGGCGGACAACTTCCGTTTTGCCGCCCCGGATCTGGACGATGAAACCCTGCATAAGGTAGCCCGCCAGGTTTCTCTGGAAAAGGAGATCAACCAGTTCACTAACGGCTTTGACACTCTGATCGGCGAAGGCGGCTTGACCCTGTCCGGCGGCCAGCGCCAGCGGGTCGGCGTGGCGCGTGCCCTGGCGCGCAATCGCGGTCTGTGGTTGCTTGACGATCCGTTCAGTCACCTCGATACCGTCACCGCACGCAAAGTGTGGGAGGAAGTGCGCGACGCCCTCAAAGGCCGCACCGTTCTGTTCGCCTCCAGCCGGGTATCGATTCTTCAAAATGCTGACCACATCATTGTGCTTGATCAGGGCCGTATCCGCGAACAGGGCGACCATGCGGCGCTCATGGCACAACGCGGTGAATACGCGCGTCTGGTGGAACGCGAACAGTTGCACCGTGAGATGGAGGGGCTATGA
- a CDS encoding tRNA (mnm(5)s(2)U34)-methyltransferase: MKTQQPLTDMAHWSHTFAAEVLEAGDLAIDLTAGRGKDCLHLARCVDSNSHGTVLAFDIQHEAIHSTTSLLTEQRMTVATISRPQQVTGPGVFLIQTSHEQLSLFSPRQAKVIMANLGYLPGGDHAITTRADSTLKTIKEALTELLSGGRLILVVYTGHEGAQEESQAITTHLADLHPRHWHIITMRPFLCHNAPYLLVVEKRQQPATVRERLLQR, translated from the coding sequence ATGAAGACCCAACAACCACTCACCGACATGGCCCACTGGTCGCATACCTTTGCGGCAGAGGTGCTCGAAGCGGGAGACCTTGCTATTGATCTGACCGCCGGCCGCGGTAAGGACTGCCTCCACCTGGCACGCTGTGTTGACAGCAACAGTCACGGCACAGTACTGGCATTCGATATCCAGCACGAGGCGATTCACAGCACCACATCCCTTCTGACCGAACAGCGGATGACGGTCGCAACAATCAGCCGTCCGCAACAGGTAACAGGGCCGGGCGTTTTTCTAATTCAGACAAGTCACGAGCAACTTTCCCTGTTCAGCCCTCGCCAGGCGAAAGTGATCATGGCGAACCTTGGCTACCTTCCTGGCGGCGACCACGCCATTACCACCCGGGCCGACAGCACACTGAAAACGATCAAAGAGGCATTAACGGAGCTCTTATCCGGTGGCCGACTCATTTTGGTCGTCTACACTGGCCATGAGGGTGCCCAGGAGGAATCACAGGCCATCACCACCCATCTTGCCGACCTGCATCCACGCCATTGGCACATCATCACCATGCGCCCGTTCCTTTGTCACAACGCACCCTACCTGCTGGTGGTGGAAAAACGTCAACAGCCGGCAACGGTGCGCGAGCGGTTGCTACAACGATAA